The DNA region TAGATGCCGGTCGCATCTATGCCGATGGCGAATTGATCGGCTATCGGGAGGTGGCGGGCAGGCTGATTCCACTCAAGGAAGCGGAAGTTGCCCGTCAACGCCGGGATCTCGGCATGGTCTTCCAGCAGTTCAATCTCTTCCCGCACCTGACGGTACTCGACAACATCACGGCCGCGCCGATCCATGTCCGCGGCGAGGCGCGCGCCGGGGCCGTCGCCTATGCGCGGGAGTTGCTGCAGCGGGTTGGATTGCCGGAGAAGGAGAGTGCCTATCCGCGCCAACTTTCGGGCGGCCAGCAGCAGCGCGTCGCCATCGCGCGGGCGCTGGCGATGCGACCGAAGGCGCTTCTGTTCGACGAGCCGACCTCGGCGCTCGATCCCGAGATGATCCGCGAGGTGCTCAACGTGATGACGGACCTGTCGGAAAACGGCATGACCATGATCGTCGTGACGCATGAACTGGGCTTCGCCCGGGCCGCCGCCGACCGGATCGTGTTGATGCACGAAGGCGAGATCGTCGAGAACGCCACGCCTGACCTGTTCTTCAATGCCCCGAAGAGCGAGGCCGCCCGGCAATTC from Kaistia algarum includes:
- a CDS encoding amino acid ABC transporter ATP-binding protein codes for the protein MTPTPADMTGGDGLIRVENVRKSFHGNPVLRDISLTVGAGEVVVIAGRSGSGKSTLLRCMNNLETIDAGRIYADGELIGYREVAGRLIPLKEAEVARQRRDLGMVFQQFNLFPHLTVLDNITAAPIHVRGEARAGAVAYARELLQRVGLPEKESAYPRQLSGGQQQRVAIARALAMRPKALLFDEPTSALDPEMIREVLNVMTDLSENGMTMIVVTHELGFARAAADRIVLMHEGEIVENATPDLFFNAPKSEAARQFLSKVLP